From the genome of Nicotiana sylvestris chromosome 1, ASM39365v2, whole genome shotgun sequence:
AGATGCAAAACCAATCTGCAGGGGTTCATCTAAAAATGTATGGCCGCAGATATAGAACACGATATATTGCCAGGCATATAATGTCCAAAAGACATCAAAATTTTCCTAGGGTAAAGAATAGTATTATGCTCTCTAACGATAAATGCTCTATACAGGATCCCTGGAGGTCTATTGATTTCTCGAGTATACAAACCTTACCACTAACAAATACAGAAAAATTAAAGGCACTAGCACAAAAATGATATGGGCTAGCTCACCTCATTCTTCCACTTGTCACAAATGTGTCAGCGTGCCTTCATTATGTAGTATTGTGAATACAACATTATGCAAAGTTTGTAGAAAATATTTTCATGAATCAGAATAATATCTCCTTCAAAATTAGGAGGACCAGCATTATGAAGCACATGATTACTAGAGCTGTGGCACACATGACCATTCCACCTTGTTTCTGAGATCGTTCAGCCTGCAATCCAATCAAGCCCAACATAACATTACATGAAATTACTGCCCTAATCAAGAAAACATTAAATGAAATCACAAATCAGACAGTAAAGCTGGACAATCTACGAATTAGAAGGATGCAAAGGAGAAACCACAGTGAGACCTTTTGCAGTTGTTTAAGACCTTCCTCAACTGTTGATGCAACATTTTGAACGTTGTAGTCTATCCTATCTACGATAGTACCCTGTATATAGACATTAGTTAAGTACACCAATAACCTGTGCTGAAGCACAACTTGGTGAATATGAAAAAGGTGTTGTCAGTTCAAACCTGGTCTATCACCAGAACTGACAGATCTTTCATAATTTGGGCAAGTTCATTGACCGATTCAACAACCTACCATATAAGCACATGAAGGCTAAGTTAGAAAACAATGACATGCACATTTCAGATAACCACTGAGAAGCAGCAACCAATATCACCTGCTgtatttctctctctctttcgACTGTGAATGCCTCGCTTTTCTTGAGCTTGGCCATCTGATGCTCATTAAATCCCTGGAAAGACATTTAGTGCAGTCACAGTTTTCTCGTGAGAAAAACTCTCCAAGGTATCTCCTAAAACCATTCTTCAAAGGAAGCAACAAATTTTAAGGATGTAAAACCCCAACGACCCTCCAGCCACAGCCATACGAAATAACGAGAGTTCCAAAATGAGAGAAGCCAATCAAACAAATATCATAAAAGATTAGGCTCTATTGCCACAAGTAACTGATGTTAAAACAACAATTAATGTTCTTTCTTTACACCTTAAGCGTTCACCTGAGATAGTACCGGGAACATTCAGTCCCCACGATACTGCTTCAGCTGGTATCAGAATTAATCAACTCATGTCTGATCACTTCCAACATAACATAAATAGTTGCCTAATTCTCATTCATATAGAGCGCATAGTGCATTTTATTGGTGATGCTCTGTTTTACTTTGCCGATCAATCATTGATATTAGCACAACGAAGTTATCAGACCATTAGATCCACATCTTCCTGATTACATTTGCAGGAGATGATCCCCAAGAGAAGTAAGAAAtcaaatttatatatataatacaagTTGCATACCAAGTCATCCAAATCATTATCATCCCTTCGAGAATGGCTCCCATTTAAGTTCATTTCCAAGTCAACTCCATCTGGACCCTACATGAAAAGGCAACATTTAAAGAAAGCTTGCAAGGATATATTTCAGGAATGCAAAGGAGAAAACCATCCTAGAAACACAGGCAGCATGCTGATCAACCATCCATAAAATAAGAGTATAGGCAGAATCAACAGTTTAGCTAATATACTCTAGATAACATAATTGCAGTACGTGGGATGTTATAATATAGAATTTTGATCCATGCAATCTCAACTCCAAATAAGACTTTCTCCTGCTAATACCTACTGCTAACAGATTGTGGCTCAGGCCAAAAACAACGTGTACACACCTCTTTCTGCTGCTGGAGCCGCTTCAAATAAGTAGATTGTTTTTTGCGAAGCTCCATTGAAAGGCTTTGAAGATCTGTAGCAAGAGAGCGCTGTCATAGGAATATCACATTGTAAGCACAAATACAGAATGCAATTGTTTCAATCAGAATATTGAAAATCAAGTAAAAAATGTAGTTTAAACAAACATTCGTTACTAATGAACTGGAATAGAACATTGAAAGACACCTAAACAGCCCTGCCCTTATGAAGTTCATAAAAGTAGAACACATCACATTTCTTTGTGAAGTTTCGATGTCACTCCCTCTTCCCGAATCAAGTAAACCAATGTGGCCGTAAGTTTAAGAGTAAAATATTGGCATGAATACATAATCCCAGTTCAAAA
Proteins encoded in this window:
- the LOC104212290 gene encoding syntaxin-43-like, which encodes MASRNRTILFRKYRDALRSVRVPAGSSPSTSSGHGSGPVIELATTSLLNPNRSYAPLSTEDPGTSSNGPVTVGLPPAWVDVSEEITGNVQRVRTKMAELAKAHAKALMPSFGDGKEDQRRIEALTHEITGLLKRSEKKLQRLSAAGPSEDSNVRKNVQRSLATDLQSLSMELRKKQSTYLKRLQQQKEGPDGVDLEMNLNGSHSRRDDNDLDDLGFNEHQMAKLKKSEAFTVEREREIQQVVESVNELAQIMKDLSVLVIDQGTIVDRIDYNVQNVASTVEEGLKQLQKAERSQKQGGMVMCATALVIMCFIMLVLLILKEILF